Proteins encoded within one genomic window of Bradyrhizobium sp. CB1717:
- a CDS encoding nodulation protein NolB — translation MNSSMLFGVTSISANSVECASNGCSPAHAQFGESLAQAASNQGVASSVTEHAPAPSLPEVQRAVAPASPLGDRVLQSISAIHQGKPFPSGAVSPALVGEPDPTKNLQLGPAAQPVLRVQQVEVHPVGKPEGADHFDSALTNLRDVYNGVIQVSLISKGTGAVSSSLNKLLSAG, via the coding sequence ATGAATTCCTCCATGCTGTTTGGCGTTACGTCGATCTCTGCCAACTCCGTCGAGTGTGCCTCCAACGGCTGTTCGCCGGCACACGCTCAGTTTGGCGAGAGTCTTGCGCAGGCGGCCTCGAACCAAGGTGTCGCCTCTTCTGTGACCGAGCACGCGCCAGCTCCATCGCTGCCGGAAGTGCAGCGCGCAGTGGCGCCGGCGAGCCCGCTAGGCGATCGCGTCCTTCAGAGCATTTCTGCTATTCACCAGGGCAAACCATTTCCGTCGGGTGCAGTTTCGCCGGCGCTCGTCGGCGAGCCTGATCCTACCAAGAATCTGCAGCTTGGGCCGGCCGCGCAACCGGTCTTGCGTGTGCAGCAAGTGGAGGTACATCCAGTGGGCAAACCGGAGGGTGCGGATCATTTCGACTCGGCGCTGACGAATCTGCGGGATGTTTACAACGGCGTCATCCAGGTTTCGCTCATCTCCAAGGGGACAGGTGCTGTCAGTTCATCCCTGAATAAGCTTCTATCGGCGGGCTGA
- a CDS encoding nodulation protein NolU, with protein MASTDPNHSLNPHPDRVRELAALIHPGRFSGHLDGLLSAATVLQLQKSPRLQQRLVELLMGSELVSNGTDWGKDVLLGHDPRRAALLAGSIWHARSVLKLVSKHDVAILIENIGAEAHAFAIRHLSSAVATTSIDDPQKLANQIEHDGCACLGAWLKDATELDRVRVLLRLPVGTTAESPAAEHHNSAGQLLPLVVAHLATEEPAV; from the coding sequence ATGGCATCCACTGATCCAAATCATTCACTCAACCCGCATCCCGATCGCGTGCGCGAGCTTGCCGCTTTGATTCATCCCGGCCGGTTTTCCGGCCATCTTGATGGGCTCCTGTCGGCCGCCACAGTGCTGCAGTTGCAGAAGTCTCCGAGACTGCAGCAAAGACTGGTCGAATTGCTAATGGGCAGTGAGCTGGTCTCGAACGGAACCGACTGGGGTAAGGACGTTCTGCTCGGGCATGATCCGCGTCGGGCGGCCCTGCTCGCCGGCAGTATCTGGCATGCGCGTTCGGTGCTCAAGCTTGTGTCAAAGCACGATGTAGCGATTCTGATCGAAAATATTGGTGCCGAAGCTCATGCTTTCGCAATCCGACACTTATCCAGCGCCGTCGCAACCACATCGATTGACGATCCGCAGAAGCTCGCGAACCAGATTGAACATGACGGATGTGCCTGCCTTGGTGCTTGGCTCAAGGACGCAACAGAGCTTGACCGTGTGCGCGTTCTTCTTCGCTTACCTGTGGGGACCACCGCCGAATCCCCAGCAGCCGAACACCACAATTCAGCGGGTCAGTTACTGCCTTTGGTGGTGGCGCACTTGGCCACGGAGGAGCCAGCGGTATGA
- the sctL gene encoding type III secretion system stator protein SctL: MTANETVLPDSPRIRPLGPLIPAAELGIWYNAVQTRALAERYLRQVRSWARKAYQQERERGHCEGLRSGSDEMAQLVARAASDVARRKAVLQRELPQLVIEILTDLLGSFDPGEMLVRTVRHAIEQRYGSAEVCLHVSPVNADALRHEFVAFDGTDSRPKVRIDPDPAVGPDQCVLWSEFGSVDLGLAAQLRTLRLSLNPSSQESAP, encoded by the coding sequence ATGACGGCCAACGAAACAGTCTTGCCAGATAGCCCGCGGATACGGCCGCTTGGTCCGCTCATACCAGCCGCGGAACTCGGTATCTGGTACAATGCGGTGCAGACGCGCGCGCTAGCCGAGCGGTATCTGCGGCAGGTTCGCAGTTGGGCAAGAAAAGCCTATCAGCAGGAGCGGGAGCGCGGCCATTGCGAAGGTCTTAGGTCAGGCTCGGACGAAATGGCACAGCTGGTCGCCCGAGCTGCTTCCGATGTGGCCCGGCGAAAAGCCGTTCTGCAACGGGAGTTGCCACAGCTCGTGATTGAGATATTGACCGATTTGTTGGGCTCCTTTGATCCGGGTGAGATGTTGGTAAGGACCGTTCGTCACGCCATCGAGCAAAGATATGGCAGCGCAGAAGTATGCCTTCACGTGTCTCCTGTGAATGCTGATGCACTAAGGCATGAATTCGTGGCGTTCGATGGAACGGATAGTCGGCCGAAAGTCAGAATTGATCCGGACCCGGCCGTGGGGCCTGACCAGTGCGTTCTGTGGAGTGAGTTCGGCAGTGTCGATTTAGGACTTGCCGCGCAGCTCCGCACATTGCGTCTCAGCCTTAACCCATCTTCTCAGGAAAGCGCTCCGTGA
- a CDS encoding secretin N-terminal domain-containing protein — protein sequence MLIPSTRLHILTKVLYAGVFICFGVVEALGAPLALPSTPYSYTVLDQDLGAALQEFGNNLKIRVNVSTGVKGRIRGRMPDLPPREFLERLINLYNLQWYYDGLVLYVSDAHEAQSRLLVLSPISFDAFKAALDALNISDERYIVRPVPGDGLVFASGPPRFVALVEQTVKGLAAEAQARRSPSGTEKPHESVLMLFRGPSSVVIREGRPNDAPSPEAPHQNGVVHTPDAGKK from the coding sequence ATGCTCATCCCATCCACAAGGCTGCACATCTTGACGAAAGTTCTCTACGCTGGTGTTTTCATTTGCTTTGGCGTCGTCGAGGCGCTCGGCGCTCCCCTGGCGCTGCCATCGACGCCTTATAGTTACACAGTTCTGGATCAGGACCTCGGGGCGGCACTGCAGGAATTCGGCAACAACCTAAAGATCAGGGTCAATGTCAGCACCGGGGTGAAGGGGCGAATTCGCGGGCGAATGCCGGATCTCCCACCGCGAGAGTTCCTCGAACGGTTGATTAATCTCTACAATCTTCAATGGTACTACGATGGGCTGGTGCTCTACGTATCCGATGCGCATGAGGCGCAAAGCCGCCTTTTGGTCTTGAGTCCAATCAGCTTTGATGCGTTCAAGGCGGCACTCGATGCGCTCAACATCTCCGACGAGCGTTACATCGTGAGACCCGTACCGGGAGATGGCCTCGTCTTCGCCTCCGGCCCACCCCGCTTTGTCGCGCTTGTGGAGCAAACAGTAAAAGGACTTGCGGCGGAGGCACAGGCACGGCGAAGCCCGAGCGGTACCGAAAAGCCGCACGAGTCGGTTTTGATGCTGTTTCGGGGACCCTCCAGCGTGGTCATTCGAGAAGGACGACCGAACGATGCTCCTTCGCCGGAGGCACCACATCAAAACGGCGTGGTTCACACACCTGATGCAGGTAAGAAATGA
- the sctJ gene encoding type III secretion inner membrane ring lipoprotein SctJ, translated as MTKDKIGNGRPARKRLDALVLLLLSLTLAGCKADLYTKVQEREANEMLGLLLSKGVDAVRVVGKDGTSTIQVEERQLAYSIEVLNDHGLPRQSFKSLGEVFKGAGLVASPVEERARYVYALSEELSRTINDIDGVLSARVHVVLPKNDLLRQDATPSSASVFIRHASNAKLSALLPQIKMLVANSIEGLSYDKVTVVFVPVERAQHEASVVPAAASAEPTKFVATHIAIGAGGVLAALGILSYVLLSTRGRQLRQSWRKVTNLGRGASKPAVQSAGKKLSSDPK; from the coding sequence TTGACGAAAGACAAGATCGGTAATGGCCGGCCCGCAAGAAAGCGGCTTGATGCTCTCGTCCTGTTGCTGCTTTCGCTGACCCTCGCCGGTTGCAAAGCTGATCTGTATACCAAAGTTCAGGAGCGTGAAGCCAACGAGATGCTTGGGCTGCTCCTGAGCAAGGGCGTCGATGCCGTCCGTGTCGTCGGTAAGGATGGGACCAGCACAATTCAGGTGGAAGAAAGGCAGCTCGCCTACTCAATCGAGGTGCTGAATGACCATGGCTTGCCGCGCCAATCCTTCAAGAGCCTTGGTGAGGTGTTCAAGGGGGCGGGCCTCGTTGCCTCTCCGGTTGAGGAGCGAGCCCGCTACGTCTACGCTCTCAGTGAAGAATTGTCTCGCACGATCAACGATATCGATGGGGTTCTCTCCGCCCGTGTTCATGTCGTTCTGCCGAAGAATGATCTTTTGCGACAGGATGCAACCCCGTCCTCGGCGTCCGTTTTCATTCGACACGCCTCCAACGCGAAGCTCTCAGCCTTGCTGCCGCAGATCAAGATGCTCGTCGCCAATAGCATCGAAGGTCTATCGTACGACAAGGTGACGGTCGTGTTCGTGCCGGTTGAGCGAGCTCAGCATGAGGCCTCCGTTGTGCCAGCGGCAGCTTCCGCGGAACCAACCAAATTCGTCGCAACTCACATTGCGATCGGTGCAGGAGGTGTGCTCGCCGCGTTGGGCATTCTATCTTACGTACTGCTGAGCACACGTGGGCGACAGCTTCGTCAATCCTGGCGCAAAGTGACAAATCTCGGCAGAGGTGCCAGCAAGCCAGCGGTCCAGTCCGCCGGCAAAAAACTGTCCTCCGATCCGAAATAG
- the sctN gene encoding type III secretion system ATPase SctN, whose amino-acid sequence MTTQRSGHDQSAGEGDVHAAIASLRLAAKDVDTRAVRGRITRAIGTLLHAVLPGARVGELCLLQDHASGWSLEAEVIGLLPDGVLLTPIGDMVGLSHRAEVLPTGRMQEVSVGPDLLGRVIDSFGRPLDGKGPIKTVHTCPLRGKAPNPMRRRDIEQPFPLGVRVLDGLLTCGEGQRIGIYGDAGCGKSTLMAQIVKGAAADVTVVALIGERGREVREFIERHIGDALARTIVVVETSDRSAMERAQCAHMATALAEYFRDQGLQVVLMMDSLTRFSRAMREIGLAAGEPPTRRGFPPSVFALLPGLLERAGMGERGSITAFYTVLVEGDGTGDPIAEESRGILDGHIILSRALASREHFPAIDVLSSRSRVMDAVASGPHRKAASVFRDLLSRYNEAEFLIKVGEYKPGNDPLTDRSIESIEELRAFLRQGQDEPSSFEETVSWMSRLTA is encoded by the coding sequence GTGACGACGCAACGATCAGGCCATGATCAATCGGCCGGAGAAGGAGATGTGCATGCGGCGATAGCATCTCTAAGACTCGCAGCAAAGGATGTCGATACGCGTGCCGTGCGGGGGCGGATCACGCGTGCGATCGGCACCTTGCTCCATGCCGTGTTGCCAGGGGCCCGTGTTGGAGAACTTTGCCTATTGCAGGATCACGCTTCCGGATGGTCACTTGAGGCGGAAGTCATTGGTTTGTTGCCGGACGGGGTGTTGCTGACGCCCATTGGCGATATGGTAGGCTTGTCCCACCGCGCGGAAGTGCTCCCGACCGGGCGCATGCAGGAGGTGTCAGTCGGGCCCGACCTGCTCGGCCGCGTGATCGATAGCTTCGGCCGTCCACTCGATGGCAAGGGGCCGATAAAGACGGTCCACACGTGTCCGCTCCGCGGCAAGGCGCCCAACCCGATGAGGCGGCGTGACATCGAGCAGCCGTTCCCGCTCGGCGTTCGCGTGCTGGATGGACTTCTGACGTGTGGCGAAGGTCAGCGGATCGGAATCTATGGAGATGCCGGTTGCGGTAAGTCGACGCTGATGGCGCAAATTGTAAAAGGCGCGGCCGCAGACGTCACCGTGGTTGCGCTCATAGGAGAGCGTGGACGCGAGGTGCGTGAATTCATCGAACGTCATATTGGAGATGCCCTCGCTCGCACGATCGTTGTCGTTGAGACATCCGATCGATCGGCAATGGAGCGGGCGCAATGCGCTCATATGGCGACCGCACTCGCCGAGTATTTTCGTGATCAAGGGCTGCAGGTCGTTCTGATGATGGATTCGCTGACGCGCTTTAGCCGTGCGATGCGCGAAATCGGCCTTGCCGCAGGAGAACCTCCTACCCGGCGCGGCTTTCCTCCTTCCGTCTTTGCGCTGCTGCCTGGTCTGTTGGAGCGTGCGGGTATGGGCGAGCGGGGCTCGATCACGGCATTCTATACCGTGCTTGTCGAAGGTGACGGCACGGGCGATCCGATCGCCGAAGAGTCGCGCGGCATTCTCGATGGTCATATCATTCTTTCGCGCGCGCTGGCCTCGCGAGAGCATTTTCCCGCCATCGACGTGCTGTCGAGCCGAAGTCGTGTCATGGATGCGGTCGCCTCTGGTCCACATCGCAAGGCGGCTTCCGTTTTTCGCGATCTGCTCTCGCGCTACAATGAGGCTGAGTTCCTGATCAAGGTCGGTGAATACAAGCCGGGCAACGATCCACTGACTGATCGGTCAATCGAGTCAATCGAGGAACTGCGCGCATTCTTGCGCCAGGGACAGGACGAGCCGTCTAGCTTTGAGGAGACCGTTTCATGGATGTCGCGTCTGACGGCCTGA
- the sctQ gene encoding type III secretion system cytoplasmic ring protein SctQ, which produces MGDPALFQPAVKLSHEVVSWLNETAAPRTVLQSRIGDKPLSIRMSRLVWQAEPYATSVLDCVFCAEGETAVLSLPRLLVEALISTVQYGLTLPSDPTRSLLLELALEPWLAALEIVLARNLQLIRVEDATAKDPYLEFDVTFGPVAAKARLFLFAPLDGLVPSAFRLLGELIGQLPRDLGKISSELPVVIAREIGSLRAPVRLLRQAQPGDALLPDVIPFAYGQLILAADKLWAPAQVAGDRLILRGPFRLQSHPLRYANMTIRSQAEQAIPPSEADIDSVEITLVFECGRWPIPLGTLRSINEGHVFELGRQLDGPVDIVANGQLIGRGDIIRVGEALGIRLLSKLAVNG; this is translated from the coding sequence ATGGGTGACCCCGCACTATTTCAGCCAGCGGTAAAGCTGTCGCATGAAGTGGTCTCCTGGCTCAACGAGACCGCCGCACCGCGCACGGTTCTGCAGAGCCGCATCGGCGATAAGCCGCTATCGATCCGTATGAGCCGGCTTGTTTGGCAGGCCGAGCCATACGCCACATCGGTGCTCGACTGCGTATTTTGCGCCGAAGGCGAGACCGCTGTGTTGTCCTTGCCCCGCCTTCTCGTCGAGGCACTGATTTCAACGGTCCAGTATGGCCTTACTTTACCTTCCGACCCAACCCGCTCGCTCCTTCTCGAACTTGCACTGGAACCTTGGCTCGCTGCATTAGAGATCGTGCTCGCGCGGAATTTGCAGCTGATCCGCGTCGAAGACGCAACGGCCAAAGACCCCTATTTGGAGTTCGACGTTACTTTCGGGCCGGTGGCGGCCAAGGCCCGCCTGTTCTTGTTCGCGCCACTTGACGGTCTGGTTCCGTCTGCGTTTCGTCTGTTAGGCGAGTTGATCGGCCAATTACCGCGAGACTTAGGCAAGATTTCTTCGGAATTGCCGGTCGTGATTGCGAGAGAGATCGGCTCGCTGCGGGCGCCCGTCAGGCTTCTTCGTCAAGCACAGCCCGGCGACGCACTGCTGCCCGACGTCATTCCATTTGCCTATGGCCAGCTCATCCTCGCTGCGGACAAGTTGTGGGCGCCAGCGCAGGTCGCGGGCGACAGACTTATCCTTCGGGGACCATTCCGCCTGCAGTCCCATCCTCTAAGGTATGCAAATATGACGATACGATCCCAAGCGGAGCAAGCAATCCCGCCCTCGGAAGCCGACATCGACAGCGTTGAGATCACGCTTGTGTTCGAATGCGGCCGCTGGCCCATCCCGCTGGGTACGTTGAGAAGCATCAACGAGGGGCACGTGTTCGAGCTTGGCCGGCAGCTGGACGGTCCGGTCGACATTGTCGCCAATGGTCAATTAATCGGCCGCGGCGACATCATACGTGTCGGTGAAGCGTTGGGCATCCGGTTACTTAGCAAGTTGGCGGTCAATGGGTGA
- a CDS encoding nodulation protein NopA: MSKNVGASHTSTAGGAAGTATAAAASTAAEAAGEAAFQRQIAALTLTSTKAAERDVELRVVSTELSTVKKAADERVQ, encoded by the coding sequence ATGTCTAAAAATGTTGGTGCGTCTCATACCTCGACTGCAGGTGGAGCAGCCGGCACCGCTACTGCTGCAGCCGCTTCCACCGCTGCTGAAGCTGCTGGAGAGGCGGCATTCCAACGGCAAATCGCCGCCCTGACTTTGACCAGCACAAAGGCTGCTGAGAGGGATGTGGAACTTCGCGTCGTCTCGACCGAGCTCTCGACCGTCAAGAAAGCGGCCGATGAGCGGGTGCAGTAA
- a CDS encoding HrpF/NolX family T3SS translocon protein yields MLASFSLKDNADDRSTPQDPPAADSVKQLTEELTQEVRNILPPEIKAALDACQQAPETSSAESSSAESAPKIAEAPVQSSRITWNSGTLTDAELEIVSVLNRHKDKCPLDWKSLGDLANDPSTPPDLKAAIEALQQDPELFYAIGSQGDGRCGGKIKAGDLSGFSDHHPQVAAFQEQRAESYTQNYIPSDGTRNGEPSVMTQTDALRELYRYADNLPKNLSLADFKRIVDGEAKTGKCPPQVLAAAQYFLDHPDEWKQLYGGSIDKVHKEDFLQVASSSINLTQAELDTLNTISKNKNAFFGKGDLTREKLASMVDDKSLAPEVRKAASQLLSDPVLFGLMNNAITGYKTHHKFFDFGGGHTVDSGNISNSDFNQFFNNMSGANRTVHQVKTHAVRTPAEQDAVADMTMGMADQPDIKSPKKNGGAFMHALNDVLKVGSKVFDWAATAVGVLGLIPGLGELADLASMVLEAEAQAANLLHTAISGGNIKQALEEAGLSLAAQAVGCIAGPEVKLAMREGLVKQAIQEAATAGINLPVSVAQSYAEDYLNNLKARIESERLQAAGANA; encoded by the coding sequence ATGCTGGCTAGTTTCTCGTTGAAAGACAATGCCGATGACCGTTCCACTCCACAGGATCCGCCGGCTGCAGACTCGGTCAAGCAGCTGACGGAGGAACTCACGCAGGAGGTGCGGAACATCCTTCCGCCGGAGATCAAGGCCGCACTGGACGCATGTCAGCAGGCCCCAGAAACATCCTCCGCGGAGTCCTCCTCCGCTGAGAGCGCCCCGAAGATTGCAGAGGCACCCGTACAAAGCTCCAGGATCACGTGGAACAGCGGCACACTGACTGATGCCGAGCTGGAGATTGTGTCGGTGCTGAACCGACACAAAGACAAATGCCCGCTGGATTGGAAATCTCTTGGAGATTTGGCCAACGATCCCTCCACACCGCCGGATCTAAAGGCGGCGATCGAGGCGTTGCAACAGGACCCAGAGCTCTTCTATGCGATAGGCTCGCAAGGTGACGGCCGCTGCGGCGGGAAGATCAAAGCAGGTGATCTCTCCGGCTTCTCCGATCACCACCCTCAGGTTGCTGCTTTCCAGGAGCAGCGGGCAGAGAGCTATACGCAAAACTACATCCCTTCCGACGGCACCCGGAATGGCGAGCCATCGGTTATGACCCAGACCGATGCATTGCGCGAGCTCTATCGCTATGCCGACAACCTGCCTAAGAACCTGAGCCTTGCGGATTTCAAGCGGATCGTCGACGGCGAAGCTAAAACCGGCAAATGCCCGCCACAGGTCCTCGCGGCCGCTCAATACTTCCTCGACCACCCGGATGAATGGAAGCAGTTGTACGGTGGCTCGATAGACAAGGTCCACAAAGAGGACTTCCTGCAGGTTGCTTCATCATCGATCAATCTCACGCAAGCCGAGCTCGATACGCTCAATACGATCAGCAAGAACAAAAACGCTTTCTTCGGAAAGGGTGACCTGACCCGGGAAAAGCTGGCGAGCATGGTCGATGATAAGAGCCTCGCGCCTGAGGTGCGAAAGGCGGCCTCCCAGCTGCTCTCCGATCCTGTGTTGTTCGGGTTGATGAACAACGCGATTACGGGCTACAAAACCCACCACAAGTTCTTCGACTTCGGTGGTGGCCATACGGTCGATTCCGGCAACATCAGCAACAGCGACTTCAACCAGTTCTTCAACAACATGTCGGGTGCGAACCGCACCGTTCACCAAGTGAAGACGCATGCCGTCCGAACGCCTGCCGAGCAGGACGCTGTCGCGGACATGACGATGGGCATGGCAGACCAGCCCGACATCAAGTCTCCCAAAAAGAACGGTGGCGCCTTCATGCACGCACTTAATGACGTGCTCAAAGTTGGCTCTAAGGTATTCGACTGGGCCGCGACGGCAGTCGGTGTACTTGGCTTGATTCCAGGCTTGGGTGAATTGGCCGATCTGGCGTCGATGGTGCTCGAAGCCGAGGCGCAAGCCGCAAATCTTCTTCATACTGCCATCAGTGGTGGCAACATAAAGCAAGCGCTGGAAGAAGCCGGGCTGAGCCTTGCGGCACAGGCGGTGGGCTGCATCGCCGGACCTGAGGTCAAATTAGCAATGCGAGAAGGCTTGGTGAAGCAGGCAATTCAAGAAGCCGCGACGGCCGGCATCAACCTGCCTGTTTCGGTGGCCCAGTCCTACGCGGAGGATTATCTGAATAACCTAAAGGCTCGCATCGAATCCGAGCGCTTGCAAGCCGCAGGCGCTAACGCCTAG
- the sctV gene encoding type III secretion system export apparatus subunit SctV: MANLLRNLITRAPAHPDLMVALMLLLAIGMMIMPIPIVMIDMLIGFNLGFAILLLMVALYLNTPLDFSSLPGVILISTVFRLALTVATTRLILAEGDAGSIIHTFGEFVISGNIAVGIVIFLIVTMVQFMVLAKGAERVAEVSARFTLDALPGKQMAIDAELRNGHIDQHEARSRRGALERESQLHGAMDGAMKFVKGDAIAGLIVICINMLGGITIGSLSKGMSLEEAMHHYTTLTIGDALISQIPALLLSITAATIVTRVNGPSRLNLGADIVNQLTASTQALRLASCVLLVMGFVPGFPLPPFVILAALFSAASFLKVGVQEGKTALKAGAGPTGSAPASPQGQKQTVPAEALPITLLLAPSLMQAIDVGELEQCVARVSALVSADLGITIPRIPAQSAQHLAQSQFRVDVEGVPVEEGAIDPTQLLLNDDVANIELSGIPFWQDPDTNRIWIEQGHAPALKAAGIGHHRPSEIIALRVQSTLTRYAQRLVGIQETRQLLSRMEQEYADLVKEVLRTTPIPRIADVLRRLLDEGIPIRNTRLVLEALAEWSEREQSAVLLTEYVRSVLKRQICHRYANAHRVVAAFIVERETEDIVRGAVRETAVGPYLVLEDRQSEMLLAQFRQIHSSIARSQNQPVILGSMDIRRFVRGFLTRNGIDLPVLSYQDLASDFTVQPIGSVKLAPSKDKTPTGGHRDLLPAAG, from the coding sequence ATGGCCAACCTTCTACGAAATCTCATCACGCGCGCGCCGGCTCACCCGGATTTGATGGTCGCGCTGATGCTTCTTCTTGCGATCGGAATGATGATCATGCCGATCCCGATCGTCATGATCGATATGCTGATCGGTTTCAATCTGGGGTTTGCCATATTGCTGTTGATGGTAGCCCTGTATCTCAACACGCCGCTCGACTTTTCGTCCCTGCCGGGCGTCATCCTGATCTCCACCGTCTTTCGTCTCGCTCTTACCGTTGCAACGACGCGACTGATCCTCGCCGAGGGCGATGCCGGCAGCATCATTCATACGTTCGGCGAATTTGTCATATCCGGCAACATCGCCGTGGGCATTGTCATATTCCTGATTGTGACCATGGTGCAGTTCATGGTTCTCGCCAAGGGCGCCGAACGGGTGGCGGAGGTATCTGCGCGCTTCACGCTCGATGCGCTGCCGGGCAAGCAGATGGCGATCGACGCGGAGCTGCGCAACGGCCATATCGATCAGCACGAAGCCCGCAGCCGGCGCGGCGCGCTGGAGCGAGAAAGCCAACTGCACGGCGCGATGGACGGTGCTATGAAATTCGTGAAGGGCGATGCCATAGCCGGACTAATAGTCATCTGCATCAACATGCTGGGTGGCATCACGATCGGATCGCTCTCCAAGGGCATGTCCCTCGAGGAGGCGATGCATCATTATACCACCCTGACGATCGGTGATGCGCTCATTTCGCAGATTCCGGCCCTGCTGCTGTCAATTACAGCCGCAACCATCGTCACTCGTGTCAACGGTCCTTCCAGACTCAATCTCGGCGCCGATATCGTCAACCAACTTACGGCCAGCACACAAGCGCTACGCTTGGCCTCCTGTGTCTTGCTTGTGATGGGGTTCGTTCCTGGCTTCCCTTTGCCTCCCTTTGTCATACTGGCCGCGCTGTTCTCCGCTGCCAGCTTTCTCAAGGTTGGCGTGCAAGAGGGCAAGACTGCTCTCAAGGCCGGCGCCGGTCCCACCGGTTCGGCTCCCGCTTCCCCACAAGGTCAGAAGCAAACCGTGCCCGCGGAGGCACTTCCGATTACGCTGTTGCTAGCGCCGAGCCTGATGCAGGCAATCGACGTAGGGGAACTCGAGCAGTGCGTCGCACGGGTTTCGGCACTAGTTTCAGCTGATCTTGGCATCACAATTCCACGCATTCCCGCCCAAAGCGCACAGCACCTCGCCCAATCGCAATTCCGGGTGGATGTCGAAGGAGTGCCGGTGGAAGAGGGCGCCATTGACCCGACACAACTCTTACTTAACGACGACGTGGCGAATATTGAACTAAGCGGGATCCCCTTTTGGCAGGACCCAGACACGAATCGGATCTGGATCGAACAAGGCCATGCGCCCGCTCTCAAAGCTGCCGGAATAGGGCACCACCGTCCGAGCGAAATCATCGCCTTGCGCGTCCAGTCGACGTTGACACGCTATGCACAGCGCCTGGTGGGCATTCAGGAAACGCGTCAGCTGCTTAGCCGGATGGAGCAGGAATATGCCGATCTGGTGAAGGAGGTGCTGCGCACGACGCCGATCCCTCGCATCGCGGATGTGCTACGTCGCTTGCTGGACGAGGGCATCCCGATCCGGAACACCCGTTTGGTTCTGGAGGCGCTTGCAGAGTGGAGCGAACGGGAGCAAAGTGCCGTACTGCTCACCGAATATGTGCGCTCCGTTCTGAAGCGGCAGATCTGTCACCGCTATGCCAACGCCCATCGTGTTGTGGCGGCCTTTATCGTCGAGCGTGAGACCGAGGATATCGTGCGAGGTGCGGTGCGCGAGACCGCTGTCGGTCCCTACCTCGTTTTGGAGGATCGGCAAAGCGAGATGCTACTTGCACAATTTCGCCAGATCCATTCGAGCATCGCACGTAGTCAGAACCAGCCAGTTATCCTGGGCTCGATGGATATCCGGCGCTTCGTCCGCGGCTTTCTCACCCGCAATGGAATAGACCTACCTGTTCTCTCCTATCAGGATCTCGCCTCGGATTTCACCGTCCAGCCGATTGGCTCCGTCAAACTTGCGCCTAGCAAGGACAAGACTCCTACAGGCGGGCATCGTGACCTCCTCCCTGCGGCCGGCTGA
- a CDS encoding histidine kinase encodes MVVPDKVQHFTSTQPPIVSEAGAIELISGPERDLLCVLSYVYLACGQSAKSLALLRLVAHEQSQDIGLLRILAYALISERRGDEALSVLDRLDKLDDEPSSCPPLMLMRSHALRHAGRMTEAQAVFKRYVLLRGSTAAIKQQ; translated from the coding sequence ATGGTCGTGCCAGACAAAGTGCAACACTTCACATCTACGCAGCCGCCGATCGTTTCCGAAGCCGGCGCTATCGAGCTGATCTCCGGGCCGGAGCGAGATTTGCTCTGCGTGCTTTCTTATGTCTACCTTGCGTGCGGACAGAGCGCCAAGAGCCTGGCTCTGTTGCGGCTGGTCGCTCACGAACAGTCTCAAGACATCGGCCTGCTCCGCATACTGGCCTACGCTCTCATCTCGGAGCGTCGCGGTGACGAAGCACTGTCGGTATTGGACAGGCTTGACAAACTGGATGACGAGCCGTCTTCGTGTCCGCCCTTGATGCTGATGCGCAGCCACGCCCTGCGCCACGCTGGCCGCATGACCGAAGCGCAAGCCGTCTTCAAACGCTATGTTTTGTTGCGGGGCAGCACAGCTGCAATCAAACAACAATAA